The genomic interval ACCTCCCAGTCGCCGTCCAGCGGCACCTCGCCCTCCGCGGGCCACAGGTCCTTGTGCTCCAGATGGACCACCGGATCGTCGGAGCGGATGGCGGCGCGCAGCAGCCCGTAATTGTCGGCGGGGGTCGCCGGGGCCAGAACGACGAGGCCGGGGATGTGGATGTACCAGGACTCCAGCGACTGTGAATGCTGGGCGGCGGAGTTGCTCCACAGCCCGACCGGCTGGCGCACCACCAGCGGCACGCGGGCCTGCCCGCCGAACATGTAGCGCGCCTTGGCCGCCTGGTTGACCAGCTCGTCCACCGCGCAGAGCGCGAAGTCGGAGAAGCGCATCTCCACCACCGGACGGGTGCCGAGCAGCGCGGCGCCGACCGCGCCGCCCATGATGGCGGCTTCGGAGATCGGCGTGTCGACGACGCGGGCCGGGCCGAATTCGGCCTGCAGCCCCTGGTACTGGCCGAACACGCCGCCCCGGCCGATGTCCTCGCCGAGGGTCCAGACGGCGGGATCGGCGGCCAGCTCATGGGCAAGGGCGAGGCGCGCCGCCTCGCGGTAGGTCAGGCGGCTCATTGCGGCGCTCCGATGTCCTGTACGTCGGTGAAGGCGGTGCGGAGGTCCGGCCAGGGGCTGTCCAGGGCCGCGGCGAGGGCGGCGGCCAGCGTCTCGCGCTCGTGGCGCTCGACACGCTCCAGCGCGTCCGGCGTCACGCCGAGTCCGGCCAGCGTGGCGGCGGCGCGGCGGATCGGGTCGTTGGTGTCGAGCTGCGCCTGCACCTCCGCCGGGTCGCGGTAGGCCGCCGGGTCGCTGGAGGTGTGGCCGCGGAAACGGTAGGTGCGGGCGTGCAGGAACTGCGGCCCGCCGCCGCCGCGCACGATGCGGACGAGGGCTGCCGCCGCCGCGTCCACCGCCGCCAGGTCGTTGCCGTCCACCACGGTGACCGGGATGCCCAGGCTTTCCGCCCGAACGCCGGGGCCGCCACCCGCCGACACGCTGCCGGTGCGGGTGGTGGCGCCATAGCCGTTGTCCTCGCAGACGAACAGCACCGGCAGCCGGAAGGCGGCGGCCCAGTTCAACGCCTCCAGGAAGGGGCCGCGGTTGGTGGCGCCGTCGCCGAAGAAGCAGACGGCGATCCGGTCCTCGCCCTTCAGCGCGATGGCGTGGGCGGCGCCGACCGCGATGGGCAGGCCGGCGGCCACGACGCCGTTGGCGCCCAGCATGCCGACCGAGAAGTCGGCGATGTGCATCGACCCACCCTTGCCGCCGCAGGTGCCGCCCGCGCGTCCGCACAGCTCGCGGAACATGGCCAGCGGGTCGGCGCCCTTGGCGATGGTGTGGCCGTGGCCGCGGTGCGTGCTGGTCAGCACGTCGTCCTCGCGCAGGTTCGCCCCGACCGCGGCGGCGATGGCCTCCTGCCCGATGGACAGATGGATGTAACCCGCCACCTGCCCGGCTTTGTGGGCCTCGTCGGCCAGCGTTTCGAAGACGCGAATCCGCTGCATCGTGGCGTACAGCCCCAGGAGCCGCTCTGCATCGGGTGCAGCGGCGTCCGAGGGCGAACTCGGTAGAGCCATGGGATGTCCGTGCCTTGATTATCTATTTCTATACTAGGTAAGTTGAGTTTATTCACACCCGCATATGCATTTCCAGAAGATTCTTGGCAAACCTAAGGATAATTCGTTCATGAATATGTAAAATAAGGACAGGGGCACCCACGGTCCGGGCTGCCGCCCTCAGCCTTCTCCGTGCGAGAGGACCAGAAACAGCCGGGCGTCCACATCGTCGGCGTTGCGGCACTGGTAGGTCCGTTCCGCCTCGAACAGGACGGCGTCGCCGGCCGCGAGACGGTGCGATCCCTTGCCGACGCACAGCTCCACGGCCCCCTCCGCCACCACCAGATTGATGCTGGCGCCGGAGGAGACGCCGCCGCCGGTCTCACAGCCCCCCGGCCGCAGGCGGATTTCGAGGAAGTCGGCCCCCCGCCCCTCCCCCGGCGGCGCGAGGGACCGCGACCGCACCAGCCCGTCCGGCGAGACGAAGCTGCGCGCCTGATCCTCCCGCATCAGAAGCACATCGCCCCGCCCGTCCAGCCGGGTCAGCGCCGTCAACGTCACGTCCAGGGCGCGGGCGATCTTCCACAGCACGGTGATGGTAGGGGCGCTCCGTCCCAGCTCGATCTGTCCCAGCATCGCCCGGCTGACGCCGGACAGTCGGGCCAACCGCTCCAGAGACAGCCCCTGGCGGGTGCGCAACCGTCTCAGATTGCGGCCAAGAGCGGCGGGAATCGCCGAGTCCGGCGTGCTGGGGGCGTAGTCGTCGTTCGCGGCGCTCACGGCTCTTTCCCTCATTGCGCAGGCCATGCCCTGCGACGAGGGGAGAATAACGCGCATTGCCTACTATTCAAATAGATTTAACAGACTTCAATTGCGCCGCCTCATTGTACAACACATTCCGTGCGTGCTTACCGGAGGGTGAATGCCCTGTCGGCGAATTCCCGCTCGTGAGAAATACCGCGGATCGTGCGAGGGTTTCAGCCAATTGCCCGAAGGACTCACGGATATGAAGGAACGGTCCGCCACCGGAAACGGAGATGACCGCCTGCAATATCTATTGAAAAAATAGGAAATAACCATCCGGCCCACCGGATGATCGGCCGGAACTTCTTTGATCGGTTCTTCGCCCAATCCAGCGGAGGCTTGTCTGTTATAGCGGACCAATCGACGCCCGCGCCGTGGCCAATGCTTGAGGCTGTGGCGAAAGCCATGCATGGTCATATCCACCTTCGGCGGGCCGGCGCCATCCCATAGGCCGTATCGCCGAGCCGGGTGTCCGTTCCCGCCCATCGACCATTCATTCCCGCGTCCGCAAACCGCCGATTCCCCGGAGTCGGTGCATGGCGCCGGCTGCCGTTTTCCTCCCGCCGCCTTTCCAAAGGAGCCGATTTCATGTCCGAAGACACCGAGCTGCGCCGAACATTGAACGAGCAGGCGGCCCGCCAGCTTGCCAACGCCACGAAGACACGGGCGCAGTGGTCGGGCATAACGCCGCGCTGGCTGGTGTCCTTCCTGCCCTGGACCCCGGTGGAGGCCGGCATCTACCGCCTGAACCGGGTCGTCGATCCCCAGGGGCAGGTGCGGACCGAGGTGGAGTGCAGCCCGCGCAACGACGCCGACCTGCCGGAGACCTTCGTCCCCTATGACGAGAACCCGCGGGAATATTCGCTGAACGCGGTCACCACCGTTCTCGACGTGCAGACCCGCGTCTCCGACCTCTACAGCCATCCGATCGACCAGATCCAGGAGCAGCTCCGCCTGCTGATCGAGAAGGTGAAGGAGCGCCAGGAGAGCGAGCTGATCAACAACGCCGAATACGGCCTGCTGACCAACGCCGCCCCCGGCCAGCGCATCAAGACGCGCAAGGGCCAGCCCACCCCCGACGACCTGGACGAGCTGATCGCCAAGGTGTGGAAGGAGCCCGCCTTCTTCCTGGCCCACCCGCGCGCCATCGCCGCCTTCGGGCGCGAATGCACCCGCCGCGGCGTCCCGCCGCCCACGGTCACCCTGCACGGCTCGCCCTTCCTGACCTGGCGCGGCCTGCCGCTGATCCCCAGCGACAAGCTGCACGTCACGCCCGAAGGCCGCACCAGCATCCTCCTGCTGCGCACCGGCGAGGCGAAGCAGGGCGTGATCGGCCTGTTCCAGCCCGGTGTCCCCGGCGAGGTGGCGCCCAGCCTGTCGGTCCGCTTCATGGGGATCAACCGCAAGGCCATCGCCTCGTACCTGATCTCGCTCTACTGCTCGGCCGCGATCCTGACC from Azospirillum sp. TSH58 carries:
- a CDS encoding alpha-ketoacid dehydrogenase subunit beta is translated as MSRLTYREAARLALAHELAADPAVWTLGEDIGRGGVFGQYQGLQAEFGPARVVDTPISEAAIMGGAVGAALLGTRPVVEMRFSDFALCAVDELVNQAAKARYMFGGQARVPLVVRQPVGLWSNSAAQHSQSLESWYIHIPGLVVLAPATPADNYGLLRAAIRSDDPVVHLEHKDLWPAEGEVPLDGDWEVPIGVARRVREGRDVTVVTWSGGVRIAEEAAALAEAQGVSLDILDLRSLWPWDRGAVLDSVARTGRLLVVHEAVEVAGFGAEIAATVADALFGALKAPVRRLGAPRIPVPYSPALEPASRITAPAVAAAAAGLVSWRS
- a CDS encoding thiamine pyrophosphate-dependent dehydrogenase E1 component subunit alpha, with translation MALPSSPSDAAAPDAERLLGLYATMQRIRVFETLADEAHKAGQVAGYIHLSIGQEAIAAAVGANLREDDVLTSTHRGHGHTIAKGADPLAMFRELCGRAGGTCGGKGGSMHIADFSVGMLGANGVVAAGLPIAVGAAHAIALKGEDRIAVCFFGDGATNRGPFLEALNWAAAFRLPVLFVCEDNGYGATTRTGSVSAGGGPGVRAESLGIPVTVVDGNDLAAVDAAAAALVRIVRGGGGPQFLHARTYRFRGHTSSDPAAYRDPAEVQAQLDTNDPIRRAAATLAGLGVTPDALERVERHERETLAAALAAALDSPWPDLRTAFTDVQDIGAPQ
- a CDS encoding helix-turn-helix domain-containing protein; the protein is MSAANDDYAPSTPDSAIPAALGRNLRRLRTRQGLSLERLARLSGVSRAMLGQIELGRSAPTITVLWKIARALDVTLTALTRLDGRGDVLLMREDQARSFVSPDGLVRSRSLAPPGEGRGADFLEIRLRPGGCETGGGVSSGASINLVVAEGAVELCVGKGSHRLAAGDAVLFEAERTYQCRNADDVDARLFLVLSHGEG
- a CDS encoding family 2A encapsulin nanocompartment shell protein, giving the protein MSEDTELRRTLNEQAARQLANATKTRAQWSGITPRWLVSFLPWTPVEAGIYRLNRVVDPQGQVRTEVECSPRNDADLPETFVPYDENPREYSLNAVTTVLDVQTRVSDLYSHPIDQIQEQLRLLIEKVKERQESELINNAEYGLLTNAAPGQRIKTRKGQPTPDDLDELIAKVWKEPAFFLAHPRAIAAFGRECTRRGVPPPTVTLHGSPFLTWRGLPLIPSDKLHVTPEGRTSILLLRTGEAKQGVIGLFQPGVPGEVAPSLSVRFMGINRKAIASYLISLYCSAAILTEDAIGVLEDVHVGNYYDYA